One Bemisia tabaci chromosome 4, PGI_BMITA_v3 genomic window, GGGTTCCCGGAATGAACATTGAATTGCCGTGGTTCCTGTAAACACTCGCCCCTCTTCGGTTGCCATGTTTATCACCTGCGTGGATAACATTCGGATGAaaagtttttcgaaaatgtcATGGAGAGAGGTGAATCTAAGGGTTCTTTAAAGGACCAACATACATAGAGGGCATAGGTAGATCCAGGGTGgcgtacgcccccccccccctccgcccgaATAAAGGAGGgataaaaagggggggggaaaGAAGAAGGAGGGGCGCTTTTGTTTGGTCATTTTCAGGACGAAACTGACTCAAAATGCATGTCAGGTGTTtcgaaatgttgaaaattttctggggtgCCCCGGCCGTCCCCTTTTACGCTTGAGGGTCTCCCTACGAAAAGGAAGGGCTCCAAATGTTTTAAATCCCTGAAAATCTCGAACATGCCGATATTTttgttctgaaaaatttgtcGAGTACGCGGAAAGGAGATTTAGAACCCCGTGAATCTCCCTCTTCCCTTCGGCTATGCCACTGTTTCTTCCCTTCTCTGGACTACCGAGAGAAGCGGAATAATAGAaaggtagaatttttttcctccgaatGGAACACGGCCAGGAAAAACATATTTGCTACCCGACGGTAAGGCAATAGATGCATGATAAAAGTGAGTAATGTCACGCTGGAGACAACAAGTAGTCTGATTCATCATGTGAGAAATGCTCGGGGCCGTTGTCCCGATCAGTGGCgaagcatgaatgatcgattatcgatacctgaccatttgaagctatggtaaacaatcgatcattaaggtattcgttgcaagcaccctatttatcgatccttccccatgggtttaaatggcagatcaatcgatttatcgcaaagcacgccacgccgctttTCGATGTTATCTTGTGCATCATTAGAATGGTAAGGAGGAAGATGAAGGGTCATCGATCATGATCTGTCGATCGGGCCGCTTCGATAGCCCCGGACGATTTTCATATGGACGTGTTTAGGCTacaaggaactatgttacacgcaaaccctatacacttagttccttttagcataaatacgtccatatcgtCCACAATTACACGATGAAAGCGAGTCCCCGGACCTCTGCAGGATCTCAAATTCCGACTGTAGGGGGAGCGGCGTGGCGATCGTTCCTTTGGGTTTGAGACAAATAGAGATCCTTTCAATTCTCTTCCTCTTGGTGACAGGTGAAAAGtttccaccagtggcgtggcgtatgttgcgatacatcgatcgatccaccatttaaacctatggtaaaggatcgataaacagggtttcgcagcgaacacctataTAATCGATtatatagcttcaaatggggaaatatcgataattcattattcacgtctcgccactggtgaaacatttcaattttggagTCTTACTCCGTAAAGATTGAAATGAGTCAGTTACAACAAGGAAGTACATGCAGCAAAGTGAGTAGCCTGTTCTGGGTAAAATCGCTCGAAATTTACTTTGGGCATATCAGATATTTCTAGAAAACAACACTCCTTTACCGCACTTACCTAAAACCGCATCCGCTACCACCTTCCGTCGCTCCTatggcgtaagggtgtatcttgattttcgcatgagccctgCAAAGCACGGAGTAATATGGATAGTAGGGCCCGTCTAAAAATAGAGATTCGTCCTTGAGTCAGAAGTGctatgttttttttcaaaagacgGTCACACAGTGCACACAACACAgcgcgatttttttttggtcatcaAGAATCAGGGTTTTCCAaggcgagaaaaacaagaaaatctaGTTTGAATGAGGAGACGGCTTCGCGAATTGTTCTAAACCATTTTTTCGTACGATTTTAGCGGCTTTCAAACCTTTATCTTCTCCTTAGAAtgaaaaaaggctaaaagaaaatgttttaaaatgttgaaatcagacaaaaaacaaaaattgtgcGTTTAGAAGTAGATTTGGGAAGGTTTCGACTCGCTCAATGCAATTTTCATGTGATTTTAGCCGTAACAAATCTTCTCAGTTCGATGTATCTTCAGTGTCTAAAGGGCCCATCTGCCCCCAAATTGCCGCTCCTCTCTGACGTTAGGACAAATcacaatttctacgtgagccttgttttacgTATAAACACTTTATAGTGTTTATACGTAATGTTTATACGTAGTGTTTATACGTACCCATGCTTCCTTGAGCTCACGTGAAAAtggaggtacgcccttacgcctGAGGAGCGATAAGATAACGAAAATGTTGAAAGAGAAATCAAACTTGGCATTTCTAAAACCCCTTCATTCAACGAAGGTGGAAATCCACCGTTCATGACGTCATGTTTTTAACGTCATGACGTTATGATCAAGCGATCCATCAAGTTCTGATGAAGCCCAGCTGAACTTTCGGTGGCAAACTGGAGGCGATTTCATCAATTGAGTCttgtgaaggggggggggggggttcgcgTGCGGGCGGATACAAAGggagggaaaggggggggggctaaagACGTTGGAGATACTAAAGCGGTTGATGCCCGGGCGGCAATTAAAGCAGATTGTTTCAACATGATGCAGACGTCTAGAGCAGCGCTTCATGCAAAACTCCCGATTCGCCCACGTCAACGGCCATCGATGCCGAATTTGCACCGGAAACGCGGAGTGAGAGCCTCGATCCAGCATCAAAAACCGAATTCAAATTAAAGTGAACATGGGTTATTATTATCGTAACTAGAATTTTTATGTACGGCCAAGTGCCCATTACACTAGCATCACGAAAGTATTAGGAGGCGCCATCAGCTGCTCGATTATTGAATCTATAtcaaatgaccttgatcgatattggacgaccttgatcgatatcgaatgactttgatcgatatcgaatgaccttgatcgatgaAAAGCATTGCTAATATAGGGATCCATctatcaggatcattcgataacgattcaaaaatGGACCCGCAGGTATTGCTAAGGTTGGTCATGGTATTCTCCGTTGTGAAACCACTTAAATGTCTTCGCATCGTGGTCTTTTAAACAGGGTAACAAGTTTTTCTGGGTTTCAAAATTACCTGATTTTTCAGGGGTTGCGAACGTGCGATTCCTTGTCGGATATTCTTCTAACCACACAATTAAAAAATGACGAAGTTTCTTCTTTCCCCTGCAAACCCGTTAGtttgcgcactgaaaaaaaaaggtatgctgttttagcaccgaGGATGTCAAACAtatgtctggtgatcctaagaagctaccttgattgcccaatgcccacgcagttgaatttgcattcataggataAAAAGTTAACTGCCGgtgcagtaaaggcagcatcttggaatcaccagacacatttttgacatcctaggtgctaaagcagcatcttatttttttcagtgcaggaggAAGGCAATATTGTTCCTTCGCCATCGATACCCCATCGAATGCGTCGATTATGTTCTCAGAAATCGCCACCGCTCGCACGGCCCATATTAGAGATAGCGGCAACAGCGTGGATGAGCGCTAGGAttataattgaaattaatttgccGCTCGCATGATGCCTGTTAAGGAGCGACTGATCAGTCGGGTGCATTCAACCCATGGCCGGGGAAGGAGGAAAGCGTCGAGGGCCGAAATGAGGAGGAAAGAGCAAAAAACTGAGAACAGGAGCTCGGCTTTGTTTCTGACGTCGCGGCCGTGTGCGGAAGATGGACTCAAATTATGCGGGCTCCCACGATTTACGGTTGCCCCCGTCACTTGCGGTGAAATTCGCCTtctgtgcaaaaaaaaagaaaaagagaaaaaaacacgttttGAACTCTTCTCAACGTAGGATTCACCGATAATATACGCGAGTagaattgagaggcttggaggacaaggcgcatgaaagcagtttttgctatttcgataggtaaatacgtgtttgaagttccgaaattacatgATTCCtcatggcagaaagaaagttcgaactgactttttgacgattaaaaaatggaattttggagacaatttttcaatgaacatGCTTTAagaatagttttttttaaaaattgttcttgactcatttttttaaaaaaaactgcacttatgcgccttgctcTTCAAGTCCCTCAATTGTAAAATGAGCTGACACGATGACTCACAGCACcgctaaaaattttgaggtgaaattctgtgccggagtcaGGAGTCTGTAATATAGCGTTAATTTCACATCGCATTCATATCATTTGGGGTTTTTGGGCAGTATACAGACTCTGGcgccgaatttcactcctcgattttaaCAGTGAGAACCCTGAGAAGTCCATAGTATACTTGAGAGGGTGATAAAAGTTCTCGGGGAGTTAGGGAAAACCTAGAGAAGTCAGAGACTTTTACCCAATCCTGAAACGTCAGAATATTTTGCTGTGgtgccttaattttttttaaagccaaAACCTTGCATTTTTCTAAGCTCAAAAGAATTgtgcttaaaatttttctcgaaaataatatttacgataaaacattgaaaacaaaaacacCCACCGGGGAGTTGCATGTTTGCAACCcctgaaaaatcaaggaattttaaaaccCAGAAAAACTTGTTACCCTGATTGAGGAGAATGTATACAGCAGGCAGTTAGCAATCGACGACAGATTGCAATCTCTTTATTGTGTTGAATTAAAAACTATATAAATCATaagtaaagaaacaaaaaagaatgtCCTGAGTCTTatgcatttatttcaaaatttggtacgttttttcttcttgaatgcATGGTAGTAACTAGCACACTTGCCAATGTGTGTATTAAAATCAGTGACCTCCTTGAGTTTGTTCGGATAGGCAATTAAACTAACGCTTTGACAAGGCGGGGAGTATCACTGAGATTGAAGGCGGTCGAAGTCGAACTCGTATTCTTGACATTCTGTACCAATGCAACCTTCACTACATCGATCCAAATTATTACATATTCACGAGTTAACACGCATGCCGTGTGCAAATTGCCGACAATTGCTGGCTGCTTGCAACATGTATGAAACATAAGTGAAGATAATAGATAATAGCAATCCCTCCATTTAATGTCGAACATAGAAAATAATACACTAACCTAAATGTTTGCATTCTTCCACGAAGCTAATATTTTATGTTGACTGAAAGAGAGTACATTCCAGTAATCTTATACAGAATCTATTCCTTCATCTTTAAGTTTAGCATGTATTTAAAATCAAAGTCATGCTCTATCATGAATTTGACAATCTCAGTTACGTACGTTGTCGCGACTTCACCTCCAGTAGCGAGTCGCAGCTCCGTAATCTCGGGAAGAGTCAAATTAAACCACTCCTCCTTGGGTTCTTCATCTACAGCCAGCATCTTCGGTAAAAGAAAACTCGCATAAACGTATCCTAAGAATCCCCTTCGCCGTAAGTCCAGTCGCAGTTCCTCAAAAGACGGCCTCAGTTTTGGATCAAGAAGTGGATTGGACGTCAAAGCCAAGTAATACGTCCGGAAGATGTCATCCCAATGATGGGCCTTCAAAAGGGGCGAAGAGTGGACAAATAAGTAATGTGTAAAGTCGGTCACCGGAGATGAATATCGAATGGAAGCCCAGTCGAAAAACATTACCGCGCACGGTTCGTTTTTAGAGTCGTATTTGTAGAAAATGTTGTTCGTGGTAAAGTCACCGTGAGTTAGCACTGCTAGAGGCTCACGCGGCGTGATCATTTTGGCAACCGAATGATCGACTCTCTCCACCAGAGCTAACAAATCCTCCAGCTTACTCTCGTAGTTTGGATCATTTTGCAGGGGCAGAATCCCGCGTCTACAGTTATCTTGGAAGAAATTGTCTGGATTGGCCAGTCTTCTTTCATTGAAATGAGTCTCTGATATTTTTGACATAATTTCTGCGAACTCCTCCGGGCATTTTTCCTTGCAAAGCAACGACATGGCGTGAAACTTACCAAGCCATGTGACGGTGAGCTTGATGTGTTTGTAGTCGTTAAAGTGCTTCCACGGTGACGATCTGAAACCCTGTTTTTGGGcgttctcaaaaattaatacgtcGTTGGTGGGGTCATTGTGATCAGCGTGAGCCAGAATACACTTTGGAAATATTTGTGCAATGGTGCCTCTAGGAtcacatttttcaaacaaaGGCAGTATCTCGGTGTAGAAAAGGATCTCGTTATGTAGACTGAGGTTAAAGGCGAACTTATCAGCTGCTTCGTAAAGTTTGCCGCATTCGTAAGTTTTTATCACAACACTGCGAGACACATGATTTCTATCCTTTGTTTCCAATATTAAGTCACCAAAGTAGATAGTTGATGTAACATAATTTGCCGCTTGAAACGTTCCATCTAtgataaaatccaaaaatttgacaatgtcATGGCCGAGTTTACCTTCTAGTGCAGCCTTAGGCAATATGTCTGATGTTAGTCTCCCCAACACAgacatttttcagattatttttaaaaagtttgttgataggattttattttcaatggtACAGAGAAAATCCGAATTTCCAAAGGACACCAGGAGGATCTTTAAGACGATTGAAAACACATTTCATTTTTGTCTATGCCCTCATATGTCTTGAATTACACAAATCAGTCATGGGTCTATCGTAATCACACCAACTTCCAGGGAGTCTGCTGACTTTTACTCATAACTCTGTCGTCAGAGgacatgcaaatattttccacCTAAAGTTGCTGCAGAATATCTCAggcttttttccaattttaagaaCTTTATTTTTAAGCTAATAATCACTTTACTTGTAAACTATTTACCAAAATAACGTTACACAAAAGGAGATAGAGCTAAGACAGCTCAACTAAGAATGTCTTAATCAAAGCAACTCTTTAAACAGAATCAAGATGTCACAGATGCTGCggtatttgttttcattttttttttattcatcactgttttttgaattttacataATCGAAAGACTCCAATACGTTTCAATGTAACTCTCCTAGAATTACACCTGAATGATAAGATATGATTTCACGATTCAGCTTATCAGCATCAAATAGTGACGTAAGTAGGTATATCCATTGATTCATTTAGTGATTCATCGTAGAATGttttttgactcaaaattttgtggaagcAGAGTTTACAGTGTTGACACGATAGAAATGTCGAGGTTGCGCACAAtgatatttcgccttcaatttccaaGGTAGGTCAGCCAACATCCCCCGTGCAGTATTAGTTATCTATTCGACGAGTTGTATATTTCGTTGCCTGCAGATCACGTCCACCTGTAAATCATGTCATTTAACACCTTACGATTTTGATGTTAGTTCTGTTTTATTGTTCGATCTATTATGAATAAATATCGTAAAACAACAGTATGCTAGTCTACTCTCAAAATTGCTTTCAGTCTTATACTTGATTTTCCGGAGGTTAACTTTTATGCCGTTgaattctcttcttctttctttctttccgtCTTTATTTCTACTTTCTTTTCTCTACTTtctttatattaatttttttgttcggGGAGTAGGCCGTGTCATGTCACTGTGTGGCCTCTCTCCTGAACATACCACTGGTTTGAGTTCCCTCCAAAATGTTTACAATCCTTATCCCGTTAAATGTGAAGGTTGGAGTAACACATTAAGGTTagattaaactttaaaaaaaaaaaaaaaaaaaaaaaaaaaaaaaaaaaaaaaaaaaaaaaaaaaaaaatgaagttgcaaATGGTTCACCATAATTTCATCAGAAAATGCGgtaacttgattttcgcaaaattctcgccatttttcttctctgttttgaGCATGTCCGACAAAAGAGTCAAGATAAAAAGTTGTCCAATTTATTTTAAGCAGAAATACTTCAGaatcggaaattttggaacactgTCATTAAGATAAGTGTCTCTAAATGTCTAAGCAAGGTCAGTTATCGATATCTTCCGAAACGTGAATGGTTTTGTTCTGAAATTCTTCTAGAAATGTGTAAACTTTGCGTGTGTGTGAGTTATACTCACTGTTTTCATTGAGACTCCTCCGTCTGTGTACACACATCAGAGCGGCCCACTTAAAAATGAATGTGAAGTACATTGAGGCAAAACCAACATCGCCGTGAGAGAGATAAGAGGATCAACGAAAATTGAGATAGTTTAGAAATATCTCAGTACTGCGTTGCAATGAGTGTAATCTTTGACTTTTTTGTCCCGCTGATCCCGCTGTAGGTAATCTGTGAAAGTTTCAGTTAAACCGTTCTCTTCATTTTCACAAATCCGGATTCAAAATTTAGTGGTGAAAAAATAGTGAAAACGTGTTAAAACtcttttatgaaaaattattcTACGCAGTCACGATTCATCGTATGAATGGACGTGAATTTTCCAGTAGTGCGAGTTTCTTTGTGCTCAAACAACTGTCATTGACTACCCAAGCGATTGAAAGACTTAACATTTCAAATTTGATCTACGTATTTTTGAGactaatttaaatattttttgagagaagTGTTAACTGCCATCATTAGCTTCAGTGTGTACCGTATTTATACAACTGACTCTCAAAAAATAGACGTGGTAATGAAGGACTCTACTTCATTTGCTCATTAAAGTATACATATGAATCGACAAAGTATATGCATTGCCATGATCTTCAAGATTCGGACAAGGTCTCATTgataatctcaaaatttttagaaagagtATTTATAATCAGAGCCACATAGATATTTTGCTctccaaaattaaacaattACTTTTTGCCGTGAAGAAAATCACCAGTTTATTCTattgaaaatattaatatttttagcctTAAAAGTCTATTTACGATTCCGACGACTTTCATTGTGactcatttctaattttgtctatTGACATATCTTATATGAATCAAAACATGTCCGTGTTAGAGAAATTGACTACAGAAATATTTCCAAAACTGGCAGCAGAGGGAAAATTTGGTCGCAACATTCTTAGGTTTGTAAAATTCAAACCTGATGAAAAGTTTCAGGCAGTAGATCATTTCGCGTCAAGTATCTACTTTGGTGATGTAATATTGGCAACTAAGAACAGAAAATACGTGTCTCAAAGTGTTGTGATCAAGGCTCAAACCGGTGGTAAGCTCAACGAAATAGCAGATAAGCTCTCGTATAACCTTCAGCTTTATAACGAGGTCTTATTCTACACCGAAATCCTACCTCTGCTCAGGAGGTGCGACCCTGACGACACGGTTACAAAATTATTCCCAAAGTGTTTTTACGCTCATGCGGTGAAAGATGATCCAGCCAGCGGTATCCTGGTTTTTGAGAACTTACAAAAACAGGGGTTCAGACTGTCGCCGTGGAAAACCTTCAACGACTTCAAACACATCGAGCTCACCCTCACATGGCTCGGTAAGTTCCACGCTTTGTCTCTGGTGTGCAAGAAAAATTACCCTGAAAAATTTAGGAGCGTCatcaataaaatattagagcctcATTGGACCGAAAAGAGACTCAAGAACCCTGATGATTTCTTCAAGGAAAACTGCAAGCGCGGAATTCTGCCTCTGAGAGATGACCCGAACTACAACCACAAGGTAGACGATTTGCTGGCCCTCGTGGAGAATGTTGACCCAGCTGTCGCTAAAATGATCTCTCCGATCGAGCCCTTAGCCGTGATCACTCACGGGGATTTCAACAGGAACAACATTTTCTACAAGTACGACTCTAATAACGAGCCTTGTGAAGTTAAGTTTATCGACTGGGTCACCATACGCTACGCATCACCGGTTATAGATCTCACATACTACTTGTTCATAAACTCCTCTCCGGCGGTTCAGGCCGAACATTGGGTCGACATCCTGACGATCTACCACTCGGCGGTGACGTCCAACCCCTATCTCGACCCTGAATTCCAACTGTGTTTCATCGAGCTTCAGATAGATATACGACGGCGGGGCTTCTTCGGGTACGTTTGGGCGAGTTGGTATCTGCCGATGATGATGTCGCTCGAATCAGAAGCGAACGACGATTGGTTCAAGTTGACGGTGGACGAACTCATCAAGTGCCGACTTGCTGCTGGAGGTGAGAAGGCAACCATGCTAGTTACACAACTTGTCAGACACATGATAGACCTTAACTTTGATTTTAAGTACGTTTTCGAATCGGAAGTGAATAAAATTGAGCCTCTGAAGATAATGAGGGCCCTGAACCTAGTCTGACCGATTCGGGATGGAAGTAAGGAATAGGGCCTTACTGGAATGGCATGGAGAGGTTTGGAAAAGCAGATAGATGTGCGATAACTTAGGACTCCATCATCTAGCTCGtcttctatctatctatctatctatctatctatctatctatctatcctatctatctatctatctatctatctctctctctctctctctctctctctctctctatctccTCATTTATCTTCTCATCTATTATCTTCTTTGACTTTCCCAAatccttttccttctttttcttcttcttcttcctcttcttctattTTCTCGCTTTTCTCTTTCTCCGTCATCTTAAAAATCCTTAACTTTCGCACATGTATCTGTTTCCAAAACCCCCCATTATGTATAAAATGTATAACCCTAATACTAAAACCAATACTAaaatattggggggggggggcatactTACATGGAGGTAGTGCTAAGTAGTTTCATCCGACTGTGGCGAGCCTTTATGAGTTTAGAAGATCCGACTCTGTTAGACAGGGGATTGAATTTGAGGGAAGAGGTACATGAAGGTacgttgaaaaaatgaagaggtgAGAGTAGGAGGGGGTTGCAttgtcacaaaatttcatttgagaaTGAATTTATTTGCTCAAGGAACATTCTCAGATTAAAATATTCTGATTGGAcacttttgttcattttttttaaaatttttattgtataaCATCCACTTGTTATAAACAACAGTCAGGTGGATCTATGAAACTTTCCAATTTAGTTCAGTATCTTTGACCCTCGGTCCCTCTTTAGTTGTACAAATTGATTAattaaacattattttcttttacttgAGGTTTTTTTACATTAGTGTTTTAAGTTTACATTTTATAAAGATCTAAGAATAAATCTACatgtttcctcaatttttgtccATCAATCATACAGTATAGTGTCCCACAGTGGTACGGTGTGCCACTGTGCCAGTAGTGTGGGTAATCCACATGATAACATGCTTGAGAGATGCCTCACgccacactggagaaaaaacacattggatcttgagtccagactcttgaaaacattgaaaagaaaaaatactcttgattcaatcggatttttgcttgaatcaaaacgaaatccgctcaaattaagaggctcatggttcttgatttcagctagattctgattgaatcaagagtactttttcttgtcgatgtttttaagagtctggactccagatccaatgtgttttttttttcgagtgcatGGTATCTAGAAATAGTATATCAATgctcaaagtgcgaaaccacatatctccgtttgtgaTATAGAAGGCtttccgtcatactttattttttctctggaaaactaGCCAACGTAGTTTCTTAAAAATggtcttgatttttcttctctgttagtagAATAGTCTGTATAAAATTGCAGCTATGAAGTtgcctttttttcctcctttaaaacataaaataaaggcAAAATATAAGAGCAGCAGTTTTGAGACACCGTAATGAAGAtccgtggttttgcactttggccgcATTAATATTCGGCCACCAAAGGTTAAAGCCTCAAGTATAACCACTTTTACTCTTGAATTGCGTTGGTGGGACTGTCGAAATTTTGGAGGACTTCGTTGATgttgaaagaggaaaattttataaatgatCAACAAGCACCATTGTTTGAATAGAGGACAGCTCCACTCAAAAACGTCAAGCGCATTAAATTTAGTGAAGGGAAATTAATATTGTTCTAAACGAGAAAAAGATAAACGAAActcatgaaaattgagataaaatgaaaacattgacgtaGATATTTGGTTTAAGCGAGCGGAGGTATAGTGGAATGTTGTGATCTTCTTTCGTCAGCTTTCATGTGTTTTGAAGACATTGAAATGTAACCTTTCCTCTCAGTTTTACATTAGTCTTTAATCAAATTTTGTTGATgaaaaacaatgacaaaaaGGTTTGTGGTACAACATTCAGTAGAAAGCTAATTGCTTAAAAGGACCGGTTGAGAAGATCCAAATGTTTATTTGTGTTTGGTACACACATTTATTTgcgttaaaataattttcagataaGTTTGATTGATTTGGAGTgctttcagggccggatttagggggtggccgcatgggccacggcccatggcgacaaattttacaaattttcttacatgtaaatatatttttaaaaaaaaatcggatgcagaaaaaaatacaaacgaggaaaggcgacaaaatctctcatttcctgagagtatagtaatttctaatgttGTCGTCtgttggtgatacaagagatagcacatttaattagtcgagttaagacagAAATCAAACACcaaaaacacgcaatttggcctggaacggcgcagtGCAGAGAGCGATGATGAcaaaggacttgagatgaacaggagaagccctcggcgcagcggtcggcatgtaacacatattagcgcctacataactgcatgaatacttcacgcattgcgtcaaacaaagTGCGGTCATCAGctgtcggcttgaaacgcaaagcgcctacaagactggatgaatacttcacgcattgcgccaaacac contains:
- the LOC140224497 gene encoding uncharacterized protein; this translates as MSVLGRLTSDILPKAALEGKLGHDIVKFLDFIIDGTFQAANYVTSTIYFGDLILETKDRNHVSRSVVIKTYECGKLYEAADKFAFNLSLHNEILFYTEILPLFEKCDPRGTIAQIFPKCILAHADHNDPTNDVLIFENAQKQGFRSSPWKHFNDYKHIKLTVTWLGKFHAMSLLCKEKCPEEFAEIMSKISETHFNERRLANPDNFFQDNCRRGILPLQNDPNYESKLEDLLALVERVDHSVAKMITPREPLAVLTHGDFTTNNIFYKYDSKNEPCAVMFFDWASIRYSSPVTDFTHYLFVHSSPLLKAHHWDDIFRTYYLALTSNPLLDPKLRPSFEELRLDLRRRGFLGYVYASFLLPKMLAVDEEPKEEWFNLTLPEITELRLATGGEVATTYVTEIVKFMIEHDFDFKYMLNLKMKE
- the LOC109037030 gene encoding uncharacterized protein, producing MNQNMSVLEKLTTEIFPKLAAEGKFGRNILRFVKFKPDEKFQAVDHFASSIYFGDVILATKNRKYVSQSVVIKAQTGGKLNEIADKLSYNLQLYNEVLFYTEILPLLRRCDPDDTVTKLFPKCFYAHAVKDDPASGILVFENLQKQGFRLSPWKTFNDFKHIELTLTWLGKFHALSLVCKKNYPEKFRSVINKILEPHWTEKRLKNPDDFFKENCKRGILPLRDDPNYNHKVDDLLALVENVDPAVAKMISPIEPLAVITHGDFNRNNIFYKYDSNNEPCEVKFIDWVTIRYASPVIDLTYYLFINSSPAVQAEHWVDILTIYHSAVTSNPYLDPEFQLCFIELQIDIRRRGFFGYVWASWYLPMMMSLESEANDDWFKLTVDELIKCRLAAGGEKATMLVTQLVRHMIDLNFDFKYVFESEVNKIEPLKIMRALNLV